The following are encoded in a window of Chloroflexaceae bacterium genomic DNA:
- a CDS encoding ABC transporter permease, with protein MTHPAQGAPEALVRRALPIIGVIATLLLLWEGARLLFGLSEQRLPSLGSIIETMFTPTRGGAGPLLIVQMLANGWATFRVALGGFVIGGLLGFGLAVLFMRLPILERGLMPYVIGSQTVPILAIAPMVVVGFGRMGAPAWLAKMVVAAYLTFFPVTIGMLRGLRAASPQSLDLMHSYAATPFQYFWKLRLPVSLPYLFTALKIAASAAVIGAIVAELPSGAQEGIGVMILNAAQYYNSRPQALYLAILVAGLVGVSFYGLVVLAEHLIVKRRA; from the coding sequence TTGACGCACCCTGCTCAAGGCGCTCCCGAAGCTCTCGTTCGGCGCGCCCTGCCGATTATTGGCGTGATCGCCACCCTGCTGCTGCTCTGGGAAGGGGCCCGGCTGCTGTTTGGCCTCTCCGAGCAACGTCTGCCGTCGCTCGGCTCGATCATCGAGACGATGTTCACCCCCACTCGCGGGGGCGCAGGGCCGCTATTGATCGTGCAGATGCTGGCTAATGGCTGGGCCACCTTTCGCGTGGCCCTGGGGGGCTTTGTCATTGGCGGCTTGCTGGGCTTTGGTCTGGCGGTGCTGTTTATGCGCCTGCCGATACTGGAACGGGGCCTGATGCCCTACGTCATCGGCTCGCAGACCGTCCCTATTCTCGCTATTGCGCCTATGGTCGTTGTTGGCTTCGGGCGCATGGGCGCGCCGGCCTGGCTGGCCAAGATGGTGGTCGCCGCCTATCTGACGTTCTTTCCTGTAACGATCGGCATGTTGCGCGGGCTGCGCGCGGCCTCCCCCCAGAGCCTTGACCTGATGCACTCCTACGCCGCCACGCCGTTCCAGTACTTCTGGAAGCTACGGCTGCCGGTTTCGCTGCCCTACCTGTTTACCGCGCTCAAAATCGCCGCCTCGGCAGCGGTGATCGGGGCGATTGTGGCCGAGTTGCCCTCAGGCGCCCAGGAGGGCATCGGGGTGATGATCCTTAACGCTGCTCAATACTACAACTCGCGACCACAGGCCCTCTACCTGGCGATCCTGGTCGCCGGCCTGGTGGGGGTCAGTTTCTATGGTCTGGTAGTGCTGGCCGAGCACCTGATCGTGAAACGGCGCGCGTAG
- a CDS encoding ABC transporter ATP-binding protein — MNTAPIIEFDRVSKVYQSGGGPVTALLDVSLNIAAGEFIALIGPSGCGKSTLMRLIGDLERPSSGTVRVKGKTPEQARLDRDYGIVFQAPVLYEWRTVRRNVELPLEIMGRPPAERRERAMSLLRMVGLGDFGDAYPHQLSGGMQQRAAIARALSFEPSILLMDEPFGALDEITRERMQTELLGLWSSADPRPTVIFVTHSIPEAVFLADRVVVMSPRPGRVQRIVPIDLPRPRVFETRESPAFFSLVTEVREALRATENERVQV, encoded by the coding sequence ATGAACACTGCGCCCATCATCGAATTCGATCGCGTCAGCAAAGTCTACCAGAGCGGCGGCGGGCCGGTAACCGCCCTGCTCGATGTCAGCCTGAATATTGCCGCTGGCGAATTTATCGCCCTGATCGGTCCAAGCGGCTGTGGCAAAAGCACCCTGATGCGCCTGATCGGCGACCTCGAGCGCCCCAGTTCGGGCACGGTGCGGGTGAAAGGGAAAACACCGGAACAGGCCCGTCTCGATCGCGACTACGGCATCGTGTTCCAGGCGCCCGTGCTCTACGAGTGGCGCACCGTGCGCCGGAACGTGGAACTGCCGCTGGAGATCATGGGGCGCCCCCCGGCGGAGCGCCGGGAACGCGCTATGAGCCTGCTGCGCATGGTCGGCCTGGGCGATTTCGGCGACGCCTATCCGCACCAGCTTTCGGGCGGCATGCAACAGCGGGCGGCGATCGCTCGCGCCCTCTCCTTCGAGCCGTCCATTCTCCTGATGGACGAGCCGTTCGGCGCGCTCGACGAGATCACCCGCGAGCGCATGCAGACCGAGCTGCTCGGCCTCTGGTCGAGCGCCGATCCCCGCCCCACGGTCATCTTTGTCACCCACAGCATCCCCGAAGCGGTGTTTCTGGCCGACCGGGTGGTGGTTATGTCGCCCCGACCGGGCCGCGTTCAGCGCATCGTGCCGATTGATCTACCGCGCCCGCGGGTCTTCGAGACCCGCGAGTCGCCCGCATTCTTCAGTCTGGTGACCGAGGTGCGCGAGGCCCTTCGCGCCACCGAGAACGAACGGGTGCAGGTATGA
- a CDS encoding ABC transporter permease yields the protein MSAPVRAAAAAPQAGRAERRGFSVHDLWPPLLTFALVIGLWELAVRLFQIPIYLLPAPSQILETFLARPAFLLRIGLVTFTNAVVGCAIGVSLGCLAAALCVRWRVVADGLVPLAVAASAVPIIALSPLMGIWLGSVSPLSKIAVVAVMTFFPTLVSVYRGLVSPAADALMLMRSYAAPQRAVFAKLRAPAALPFLFGALRVCATLSMIGAVVAEFFGGPQNALGVYIKTQAGILHTREAWSAILVACLFGLAFYLAVVLAERAAMPWKRSR from the coding sequence ATGAGCGCGCCGGTACGGGCAGCCGCCGCAGCGCCTCAGGCGGGTCGGGCGGAGCGCAGGGGCTTCAGTGTGCACGACCTGTGGCCGCCGCTGCTCACCTTCGCGCTGGTGATCGGGCTATGGGAACTGGCAGTGCGGCTGTTCCAGATCCCCATCTACCTGCTGCCCGCCCCGAGCCAGATCCTGGAAACCTTCCTGGCCCGCCCGGCTTTCCTGCTGCGTATCGGGCTGGTCACATTCACCAATGCGGTGGTTGGATGCGCCATCGGGGTGAGCCTGGGCTGCCTGGCGGCGGCGCTGTGCGTGCGCTGGCGCGTGGTCGCTGACGGATTGGTGCCGCTGGCGGTGGCGGCCAGCGCGGTCCCCATCATCGCTCTCTCGCCGCTGATGGGCATCTGGCTGGGAAGCGTCAGCCCGCTCTCGAAGATCGCCGTGGTGGCGGTGATGACCTTTTTCCCGACCCTGGTGAGCGTCTACCGCGGCCTGGTCTCACCCGCCGCCGACGCGCTGATGCTGATGCGCTCCTACGCCGCGCCGCAGCGGGCGGTGTTCGCCAAACTGCGGGCGCCGGCGGCGCTGCCATTCCTCTTTGGCGCGCTGCGGGTCTGCGCCACGCTCAGCATGATCGGCGCCGTGGTGGCCGAGTTCTTCGGCGGCCCGCAGAACGCTCTGGGGGTGTACATCAAAACCCAGGCCGGCATTCTGCACACCCGTGAGGCCTGGTCGGCCATCCTGGTCGCCTGCCTCTTCGGGCTGGCCTTCTACCTGGCAGTGGTGCTCGCCGAGCGCGCCGCCATGCCCTGGAAACGGAGTCGCTAA
- a CDS encoding ABC transporter substrate-binding protein, whose protein sequence is MFRRFGWIAALLLIGALLSACGQAPATAPTAAPAAPTTAPAALVPVRLQLKWVTQAQFAGYYAALDQGFYAEEGLDVTILPGGPDIVPEQVVAAGQAEFGINWMASLLATREQGVPLINIAQVFTRAGMRQLSWKDSNITSPADLKGRKVAVWFGGNEYNLLATLSKYNINKDTDLTLVQQPFDMNLLLNREVDSAAAMTYNELYQVLSAGHTIEELNILDYNAEGTAMPEDGIFVTEDWLNADPQHKDIAARFLRASFKGWAYCRDNPESCVDIVLKQDSGGVMTREAQTWQMNEVNKLIWGDPIDPNTKIGYLEPSLFKFAADTALQFGVIKQPADESAYTHEIWEMATK, encoded by the coding sequence ATGTTCAGACGCTTCGGATGGATCGCCGCCCTGCTGCTGATCGGCGCCTTGCTGAGCGCCTGCGGCCAGGCCCCCGCCACCGCGCCCACTGCCGCCCCCGCCGCGCCCACCACCGCCCCGGCTGCCCTCGTTCCCGTGCGGCTACAGTTGAAGTGGGTGACACAGGCCCAGTTTGCCGGCTACTACGCCGCCCTCGACCAGGGCTTCTACGCCGAAGAGGGACTCGATGTGACCATTCTGCCCGGCGGTCCTGACATTGTGCCGGAGCAGGTGGTCGCCGCCGGCCAGGCCGAGTTCGGCATCAACTGGATGGCCAGCCTGCTCGCCACTCGTGAGCAGGGCGTCCCGCTGATCAACATCGCCCAGGTCTTCACTCGCGCCGGGATGCGCCAGCTCTCCTGGAAGGACAGCAACATCACTTCGCCCGCCGACCTCAAGGGGCGCAAGGTGGCGGTCTGGTTCGGGGGGAACGAGTACAACCTGCTGGCAACCCTCAGCAAGTATAATATTAATAAGGATACCGATCTGACCCTGGTGCAACAGCCGTTTGATATGAACCTGCTGCTCAACCGCGAGGTTGACTCGGCCGCGGCGATGACCTACAACGAGCTGTACCAGGTGCTCAGCGCAGGCCACACCATCGAAGAATTGAACATCCTCGATTACAACGCTGAAGGCACCGCTATGCCCGAAGATGGCATCTTCGTGACCGAGGACTGGCTTAATGCCGATCCGCAGCACAAGGACATCGCCGCCCGCTTCCTGCGGGCCTCGTTCAAGGGTTGGGCTTACTGCCGCGATAATCCCGAGAGCTGCGTTGACATCGTGCTGAAGCAGGATAGCGGCGGCGTGATGACCAGAGAGGCCCAGACCTGGCAGATGAACGAGGTCAATAAGCTGATCTGGGGCGATCCGATTGATCCGAACACGAAGATCGGCTACCTGGAGCCATCGCTGTTCAAATTTGCGGCGGATACCGCCCTGCAGTTCGGGGTAATTAAGCAACCTGCCGATGAGTCGGCATATACTCACGAAATCTGGGAAATGGCAACGAAGTAG
- a CDS encoding TIGR03842 family LLM class F420-dependent oxidoreductase, with protein MDFAITLKLDMPPARSVALTRQAEAAGFSYGWVFDSHVLWQEPYPLLTLMAANTERMRLGTCVTNPAVRDVTVTASALATLNLISGGRMDLGIGRGDSSRRVLGKKPATLEHLEIATRKIQALATGVEVEHEGAPVRLTWANPAYQLPVWVAAYGPKALRLTGRIADGVILQFADPDLIRWCLTFVHEGARAAGRDPASIKVMAAAPVWVSDDLALARDRVRWFPALVSNHVVDLLSRYDPAELPPALTAYVQNRAGYDYRQHAEVGSSNAAFVSDEVVDRFCIVGPLEEHRQRLEELAAIGVNQFNIYLMSGDEEGCLEQYARLTPEFCA; from the coding sequence ATGGATTTTGCCATCACCCTGAAACTGGATATGCCGCCGGCTCGCAGCGTGGCCCTGACCCGCCAGGCCGAGGCGGCCGGCTTTAGCTACGGCTGGGTCTTCGACTCCCACGTGCTCTGGCAGGAACCCTATCCGCTGCTCACGCTCATGGCCGCCAACACCGAGCGCATGCGCCTGGGCACCTGTGTCACCAATCCCGCGGTGCGCGATGTCACCGTGACTGCCAGCGCTCTGGCGACCCTCAACCTGATCTCCGGCGGGCGCATGGATCTTGGCATCGGGCGCGGCGATAGTTCCCGCCGCGTCCTCGGCAAAAAGCCCGCCACCCTGGAACACCTGGAGATCGCCACCCGCAAGATCCAGGCTCTGGCGACCGGCGTCGAGGTCGAACACGAGGGCGCGCCGGTGCGCCTGACGTGGGCCAATCCGGCCTATCAACTGCCGGTCTGGGTGGCGGCCTATGGCCCGAAGGCCCTGCGCCTCACCGGCCGCATCGCCGACGGGGTGATCCTGCAGTTCGCCGATCCCGACCTGATCCGCTGGTGCCTGACCTTCGTCCACGAAGGCGCCCGCGCTGCCGGGCGCGATCCTGCTTCAATCAAGGTGATGGCCGCGGCGCCCGTATGGGTTTCCGACGATCTGGCCCTGGCCCGTGACCGGGTGCGCTGGTTCCCCGCCCTCGTGTCCAACCACGTGGTCGATCTGCTGTCACGCTACGATCCCGCCGAACTGCCTCCGGCGCTGACCGCCTACGTCCAGAACCGCGCGGGCTACGACTACCGCCAGCACGCCGAGGTAGGCTCGTCCAACGCCGCCTTTGTGAGCGATGAGGTGGTGGACCGGTTCTGTATCGTCGGCCCGCTGGAGGAACACCGCCAGCGTCTGGAGGAACTGGCGGCAATTGGCGTCAATCAGTTTAATATCTATCTCATGTCCGGCGATGAGGAGGGATGTCTGGAGCAGTACGCGCGTCTGACGCCGGAGTTCTGCGCGTAG
- the hydA gene encoding dihydropyrimidinase has product MSTLIKGGTIVTASDTFAADVLIEGEQIVAVGQGLSGNTVIDASGAYVIPGGIDVHTHLDMPFGGTVSSDDFFTGQRAAAFGGTTMHIDFAIQPRGATLRETLDLWHAKAEGKAVIDYGFHVAITDLPDSVLEEMPRCVEYGATSMKLFMAYKGALQVDDMTLFRAMQQAARHRLLIMVHAENGDAIDVLIREAVAAGQLAPKYHALTRPPELEAEATARAVRLAEVAGAPLYVVHLTNAGALEAVRLARARGRAGQIFAETCTQYFFFTKDDLAREGFEGAKWVCSPPFRSPHDQEALWQGVADNSLQVVSTDHCPFWFQGGIEGRPAGKELGRESFAKIPNGCPGIEERMMLLYTYGVRAGRISLNRWVELCCTNPARLFGCYPRKGTLTPGADADIVVWDPEARRTLSAATLHQRTDYTLYEGWEVTGAPRVVLSRGRVIVEGDAWTGEAGTGRFVHRAPFSV; this is encoded by the coding sequence GTGTCAACGCTGATCAAAGGTGGAACCATCGTCACGGCCAGCGACACCTTCGCTGCCGATGTCTTGATCGAAGGCGAGCAGATCGTCGCCGTGGGCCAGGGTTTGAGCGGAAACACGGTGATTGACGCCAGCGGCGCCTACGTCATTCCCGGCGGCATTGATGTGCATACGCACCTGGATATGCCCTTCGGAGGCACAGTCTCGTCGGACGATTTCTTCACCGGCCAGCGCGCAGCCGCGTTTGGCGGCACCACCATGCACATTGACTTCGCCATCCAGCCTCGCGGCGCCACCCTGCGCGAAACGCTCGACCTGTGGCACGCCAAAGCCGAGGGCAAGGCGGTGATTGACTATGGCTTCCACGTAGCCATCACCGATCTGCCCGACAGCGTGCTCGAGGAGATGCCCCGCTGCGTTGAGTACGGGGCCACGAGCATGAAGCTCTTCATGGCCTACAAGGGCGCGCTGCAGGTTGACGATATGACCCTCTTCCGCGCCATGCAGCAGGCGGCGCGGCACCGCCTGCTGATCATGGTCCACGCCGAGAATGGCGACGCGATTGACGTGCTCATTCGCGAGGCAGTGGCCGCCGGGCAGCTTGCCCCGAAGTACCACGCCCTGACGCGCCCCCCTGAGCTTGAAGCTGAGGCTACTGCTCGCGCCGTGCGTCTGGCCGAAGTGGCCGGCGCGCCGCTCTACGTGGTGCACCTGACCAACGCCGGGGCGCTGGAAGCGGTGCGCCTGGCCCGCGCGCGAGGCAGGGCGGGGCAGATCTTCGCTGAGACCTGCACCCAGTACTTCTTCTTCACCAAAGACGACCTGGCGCGCGAGGGCTTCGAGGGGGCCAAGTGGGTCTGCTCGCCGCCTTTCCGCTCGCCTCACGACCAGGAGGCCCTCTGGCAGGGGGTGGCCGACAATTCGCTCCAGGTGGTCTCCACCGACCACTGCCCATTCTGGTTCCAGGGGGGCATTGAGGGGCGCCCTGCCGGCAAGGAACTGGGTCGCGAGAGCTTCGCCAAGATCCCTAACGGCTGCCCGGGCATCGAGGAGCGGATGATGCTCCTCTACACCTACGGCGTGCGCGCGGGCCGCATCTCCCTCAACCGCTGGGTGGAACTGTGCTGCACCAACCCCGCCAGGCTCTTCGGCTGCTACCCCCGCAAGGGCACCCTCACTCCCGGCGCTGACGCCGATATTGTAGTGTGGGACCCGGAGGCCCGACGCACCCTCAGCGCCGCCACCCTGCACCAGCGCACCGACTATACGCTCTACGAAGGCTGGGAGGTCACCGGCGCGCCACGGGTGGTGCTCTCGCGGGGCCGGGTGATCGTCGAGGGCGACGCCTGGACCGGCGAGGCCGGCACGGGGCGCTTCGTGCATCGTGCGCCGTTCAGCGTGTGA
- a CDS encoding Zn-dependent hydrolase — protein MTTSTLNPARTIAELKELRALTGNADGAQRVAWTDTWAAARDWYRGKLADLPVRVETDEAGNLWATLPGASERALLIGGHLDSVPNGGWLDGCLNVLAGLEVLRRVAAEGTPPVTLRLVDWADEEGARFGRSLLGSSAFSGTLDPASVADLRDRDGVLLPEALAAHGVNLEGMLAARRQQANAAAYLELHIEQGPVLEDLGLPLGVVIGTFGVERHRITFTGQAAHAGSTPMNRRRDAFAAAAKLGLEIRAIAAGHGGVCTIGSCITRPGIVTAVVGECTVTLDQRHMDAAALAAMLQEAREAAGRFAAEEGCTVAWAPIWRIDPIPFHPDLIAMGEAAIREVAGAAHRLPSGPLHDAAEVARAGIPTVMLFVQSLGGISHNKIEDTREEHIALSVQALDRLADKAMAWIQGATGV, from the coding sequence ATGACAACCTCAACCCTCAACCCGGCCCGCACCATCGCCGAACTGAAAGAGTTGCGGGCCCTGACGGGCAACGCCGATGGCGCGCAACGGGTGGCCTGGACCGACACCTGGGCGGCGGCGCGGGACTGGTACCGCGGGAAACTGGCCGACCTGCCGGTGCGCGTTGAGACCGACGAGGCCGGCAACCTCTGGGCCACCCTGCCGGGCGCCTCGGAACGGGCCCTGCTGATCGGCGGCCATCTGGACTCGGTGCCGAACGGCGGCTGGCTCGACGGCTGCCTGAACGTGCTCGCCGGCCTCGAAGTGCTGCGCCGGGTCGCCGCCGAAGGCACGCCGCCGGTAACGCTGCGCCTGGTAGACTGGGCCGACGAAGAGGGGGCCCGTTTCGGGCGCAGCCTGCTCGGCTCCAGCGCCTTCTCGGGCACGCTCGACCCTGCGAGCGTCGCCGATCTGCGCGACCGCGATGGCGTTCTGTTGCCCGAGGCCCTGGCCGCCCACGGCGTGAACCTGGAAGGCATGCTGGCCGCCCGGCGCCAGCAGGCCAATGCCGCAGCCTACCTGGAACTGCACATCGAGCAGGGGCCAGTGCTTGAGGATCTGGGCCTGCCCCTGGGCGTGGTGATTGGCACCTTCGGCGTGGAGCGCCATCGCATTACCTTCACCGGCCAGGCGGCCCACGCTGGCTCAACGCCAATGAACCGGCGCCGCGACGCCTTCGCCGCCGCGGCGAAACTGGGCCTGGAGATCCGCGCGATCGCCGCGGGGCACGGGGGGGTCTGCACCATCGGAAGCTGCATTACCCGCCCGGGGATTGTGACGGCAGTGGTGGGAGAGTGCACCGTCACGCTGGATCAGCGCCATATGGACGCGGCGGCGCTGGCGGCAATGCTCCAGGAGGCCCGGGAGGCGGCGGGGCGCTTCGCCGCCGAGGAGGGCTGCACGGTGGCCTGGGCGCCGATCTGGAGGATCGATCCCATTCCCTTCCACCCCGACCTGATCGCCATGGGCGAAGCGGCGATCCGCGAAGTGGCCGGCGCGGCGCATCGCCTGCCGAGCGGCCCCCTGCACGACGCGGCTGAGGTGGCCCGGGCGGGCATCCCCACTGTGATGCTCTTCGTGCAGAGCCTGGGAGGCATTTCGCACAACAAGATCGAAGACACTCGCGAAGAGCACATCGCCCTGTCGGTGCAGGCCCTCGACCGTCTCGCCGATAAGGCGATGGCGTGGATCCAGGGGGCGACGGGGGTGTAG
- a CDS encoding N-6 DNA methylase: MQKINYYKIPSSGAARELLRQKGQFWTPDWVAEAMVEYVLADQSRTLFDPAVGAGAFFRAAKAIEKEKQLSVILMGMDIDPMALHQAIEQGLSHNDLRGVRIGDFIFHPPLEKLSAIVANPPYIRHHRLSNETKESLKQLSLRTLGKILDGRAGLHVYFLIRALTLLNEDGRLAFIMPADTCEGKFAYDLWRWILSSYALDAVLTFSPDASPFPSVDTNPIVFFIRNAPPKKSCFWAKCYEPRPDILKTWVRSGFAIQPFDGLSVTQRELSEALTTGLSRPPVTGSVSKYVLGDFAQIIRGVATGANDFFFMTAEQVRRTRIPVHYFVRAIGRTRDVPGSEIIQETLDSLEAKGRPTYLLSLDAESLEEYPDSLRDYLRKGEALGLPQKPLISQRKPWYKMESRIPPPFLFAYLGRRNLRFIRNTAKVVPLTSFLCVYPKINTDEYMDHLWRILNHSDVVANLAMIGKSYGDGAVKVEPRALEKLPIPEYLIERSVLQLQMRLFESESCYKI, from the coding sequence ATGCAAAAGATTAACTACTATAAAATTCCTTCGTCAGGTGCGGCTAGAGAATTGCTGCGCCAGAAAGGGCAGTTCTGGACGCCCGATTGGGTTGCTGAAGCGATGGTTGAATATGTGCTCGCTGACCAGAGCCGCACATTGTTTGATCCTGCTGTGGGAGCAGGAGCCTTCTTTCGGGCGGCAAAAGCCATCGAAAAAGAAAAACAATTATCTGTCATCCTGATGGGAATGGATATTGATCCGATGGCGCTACATCAGGCGATAGAGCAGGGATTAAGTCATAATGACCTTAGAGGTGTTAGGATTGGTGATTTTATTTTTCATCCCCCCCTTGAGAAGTTGTCTGCTATAGTGGCTAATCCTCCTTACATTCGGCATCATCGCCTGTCAAATGAAACCAAAGAGTCTCTTAAGCAGTTGAGTTTGAGAACTCTGGGTAAAATCTTGGACGGTCGTGCCGGTTTGCATGTATATTTCTTGATTCGCGCTTTGACTTTGCTTAATGAAGACGGTCGTTTGGCTTTTATTATGCCTGCTGACACTTGCGAAGGTAAATTTGCATATGATCTATGGCGTTGGATTTTATCAAGTTATGCTCTGGATGCCGTTCTCACCTTCTCTCCGGATGCTTCTCCTTTTCCAAGTGTGGACACGAATCCGATCGTATTCTTTATTCGCAATGCGCCGCCTAAAAAAAGTTGTTTTTGGGCAAAGTGCTACGAGCCTCGGCCTGATATTCTGAAAACGTGGGTTCGTTCGGGGTTTGCAATTCAGCCTTTCGACGGTTTGAGCGTAACTCAACGCGAACTTTCTGAGGCTTTGACTACAGGTCTATCACGACCACCAGTAACAGGGAGTGTAAGCAAGTATGTTCTTGGCGATTTCGCGCAGATAATCCGCGGAGTCGCGACTGGAGCTAATGATTTCTTTTTTATGACCGCTGAACAGGTCCGACGTACTCGTATCCCGGTTCATTACTTCGTAAGAGCGATTGGACGCACAAGAGATGTGCCCGGTAGTGAAATTATTCAGGAAACCTTGGACTCACTTGAAGCTAAAGGGAGACCCACCTATCTGCTTTCCCTGGATGCCGAGTCCTTAGAGGAGTATCCTGACAGTTTAAGGGATTATCTGCGAAAAGGCGAGGCTCTTGGATTGCCACAAAAACCGCTCATCTCTCAGCGGAAGCCCTGGTATAAAATGGAGTCACGGATCCCTCCGCCTTTCTTATTTGCATATCTAGGACGTCGAAATTTGAGATTTATCCGTAATACGGCAAAGGTTGTCCCTCTGACAAGCTTTCTGTGCGTCTATCCTAAAATAAATACAGATGAGTATATGGATCATCTTTGGCGGATTTTGAATCATAGTGATGTGGTTGCCAATCTCGCAATGATCGGAAAGTCGTATGGTGATGGCGCCGTGAAAGTCGAACCGCGCGCTCTAGAAAAGTTGCCGATCCCTGAATATCTGATTGAACGTTCAGTATTGCAACTGCAAATGCGCTTATTTGAAAGCGAATCCTGTTACAAGATTTGA
- a CDS encoding AccI family restriction endonuclease, translated as MRLFDDIFSACVEDIEFELKGHASVEWSSFLLNPRRLRGSDFLMRWSQGLWSEERIVQAVNETNDFFAIRYGPSGTAPDNDVREFELYFERLEKAGLGEIKRPDLLVFNKADQRFIEKVVEHLGGVSELPFTTEDGKDMQMLLQKAIVAVECENSLWKAKLMPDYGADLKPQKRLGGKKGLRKNAVLPTIILKEEDRKQLQIWQDTNNVPVHIWHVFYDMAFGIAFDEGQRLIEEGYIQPVEQTFQAPGGAITRKMIYKFYYHYGYQVSDAHDEPNLIAKYIIDKNGHILPYIHFEGGAMSLTQEALHILRELANAKD; from the coding sequence ATGCGCCTCTTTGATGACATATTTAGTGCATGCGTTGAGGATATCGAGTTTGAACTCAAGGGACATGCCTCTGTCGAGTGGTCAAGTTTTCTGCTCAATCCTCGTCGCTTGCGAGGCAGTGATTTTCTTATGCGGTGGTCACAAGGTTTATGGAGTGAAGAACGTATCGTTCAGGCAGTCAATGAAACCAATGATTTCTTTGCAATACGATATGGTCCCAGCGGGACCGCGCCGGATAATGATGTCAGGGAGTTCGAACTCTATTTTGAGCGTTTAGAAAAGGCCGGACTAGGTGAAATAAAGCGCCCGGACCTGTTAGTTTTCAACAAAGCAGACCAACGATTCATCGAGAAAGTGGTTGAGCATCTTGGCGGCGTTTCTGAGTTGCCTTTTACTACGGAAGACGGCAAGGATATGCAAATGTTATTGCAGAAAGCTATTGTTGCAGTAGAATGCGAGAATAGCCTCTGGAAGGCGAAGCTCATGCCGGATTATGGAGCTGATTTGAAGCCGCAAAAAAGATTAGGCGGTAAAAAAGGCTTGAGAAAGAATGCAGTTCTGCCTACGATTATCTTGAAAGAAGAGGACCGTAAACAGTTACAGATCTGGCAAGATACGAATAATGTCCCTGTTCACATTTGGCATGTGTTCTACGATATGGCATTTGGAATTGCTTTCGATGAAGGTCAAAGATTAATAGAGGAAGGTTATATCCAGCCGGTAGAACAGACTTTTCAAGCTCCTGGAGGCGCAATAACTAGAAAGATGATTTATAAATTTTATTACCACTATGGTTATCAGGTCAGTGATGCTCATGATGAGCCAAATCTTATCGCCAAATATATCATAGATAAAAACGGTCATATATTGCCATACATTCACTTCGAGGGTGGGGCAATGTCTTTAACCCAAGAAGCGCTGCATATTCTAAGGGAGTTGGCGAATGCAAAAGATTAA
- the recR gene encoding recombination mediator RecR has protein sequence MTFSRSESLIAGPVARLIEEFSKLPGIGPKTASRLTFYLLRAEEEQARALAQALLDLRERVTLCTRCYNITVGELCPVCADPARDQTKICVVEEPLDVLAIERTGVYRGLYHVLHGHLAPLEGVYRENLKIDELLARVRAEPVDEVILATNPNTEGEATAFLLLRDLAPLGVRVTRLSRGLPTGGDLEWADPDTLGAALEGRREL, from the coding sequence ATGACCTTTTCGCGCAGTGAAAGCCTGATTGCCGGGCCAGTGGCGCGGCTCATCGAAGAGTTCAGCAAGCTGCCGGGCATTGGACCGAAGACGGCCTCAAGGCTGACCTTCTATCTCTTGCGCGCCGAGGAAGAACAGGCGCGCGCCCTCGCGCAGGCCCTCCTCGATCTGCGTGAGCGTGTCACCCTCTGTACCCGGTGTTACAACATCACTGTCGGCGAACTGTGCCCTGTCTGCGCCGATCCTGCCCGTGATCAGACCAAGATCTGCGTGGTGGAAGAGCCGCTTGATGTGCTGGCCATCGAGCGCACCGGCGTGTATCGCGGGTTGTACCACGTGCTTCACGGCCATCTGGCGCCTCTTGAAGGCGTCTACCGCGAGAACCTCAAGATTGATGAGTTGCTTGCCCGCGTGCGCGCCGAACCGGTGGACGAGGTGATCCTGGCTACCAATCCCAACACCGAGGGCGAAGCGACCGCATTTTTGCTCCTGCGTGACCTGGCGCCGCTGGGAGTGCGTGTGACGCGCCTCTCCCGCGGCTTGCCAACGGGCGGCGATCTGGAATGGGCCGACCCTGACACCCTTGGAGCGGCGCTGGAAGGACGCCGCGAGTTGTAG
- a CDS encoding YbaB/EbfC family nucleoid-associated protein, with the protein MNPRQLQQMAQQMQRQMQKIQEELAAATVEGTAGGGAITVQMNGHREVQSITISPEVVDPDDVEMLQDLLLAAIHDATKKAQDLAEQRMGPLMGGIKGMPGLF; encoded by the coding sequence ATGAACCCGCGCCAGCTACAGCAGATGGCCCAGCAGATGCAGCGCCAGATGCAGAAGATCCAGGAGGAACTGGCCGCCGCGACGGTTGAAGGAACGGCCGGCGGAGGCGCCATTACGGTGCAGATGAATGGCCATCGCGAGGTGCAGAGTATTACCATCTCTCCCGAAGTGGTGGACCCCGACGATGTCGAGATGTTGCAGGATCTGCTGCTGGCCGCCATCCACGACGCGACGAAGAAGGCCCAGGATCTCGCCGAACAGCGTATGGGGCCGCTCATGGGCGGGATAAAAGGCATGCCCGGTCTGTTTTGA